The Geobacter sp. AOG2 genome includes a window with the following:
- a CDS encoding 4Fe-4S dicluster domain-containing protein codes for MARYAMVLDTRRCIGCHSCTVACKVHNGLPVDMIYNPVTTVGPTGVYPNLHQVHIPLLCMHCANAPCVDACPTCASQKRDDGVVFVEDKMCVGCLSCVMACPYGARTLNDETGAVQKCDFCKERLDAGKKPHCVNTCHQKARIFGDLDDETSEVYKLVNSENAARLLGELNTEPYTFYIYGLEVKNP; via the coding sequence ATGGCACGTTATGCAATGGTTTTGGATACACGGCGTTGCATCGGCTGCCATTCATGTACAGTCGCATGCAAGGTACATAATGGGCTGCCGGTGGACATGATCTATAATCCGGTCACGACGGTCGGCCCGACCGGGGTCTATCCCAATCTTCACCAGGTTCACATCCCGCTGTTGTGTATGCATTGCGCCAATGCTCCCTGTGTCGACGCCTGCCCGACATGCGCCTCGCAGAAACGCGACGACGGGGTGGTTTTCGTTGAGGACAAAATGTGTGTCGGCTGTCTGTCCTGTGTCATGGCATGCCCTTATGGCGCACGCACCCTCAACGATGAAACGGGAGCGGTACAGAAATGCGACTTCTGCAAGGAGCGCCTCGATGCCGGCAAAAAACCGCATTGTGTCAATACCTGTCATCAGAAAGCGCGTATCTTCGGTGACCTGGATGACGAAACCAGCGAGGTCTACAAGCTGGTGAACAGCGAAAACGCGGCCCGCCTTCTTGGGGAACTCAATACCGAACCGTACACATTCTATATCTATGGATTGGAGGTGAAAAATCCATGA
- a CDS encoding radical SAM protein — protein sequence MNTSEIPADTVLLNSTQSVCPVCLAVVDARIVAEGTTVHMEKECPEHGRFRTYLSPDVEHYRWMDAFRFPFVKPERPAPALKGCPEDCGLCTAHRRHSTLVEIELTQRCNLRCPVCFMAAEALQAAAQPGPDLAALETMYRAIMGKTGPSTSIQLTGGEPTIRKDLPDIVRLGKRIGFEAIEVNTNGVVIARNPELVTELLEAGISGIYMQFDGLTSEVYDKIRGEDLLQIKQQAIENCRKAGVQVVLAMTIIEGINHDQLGAVLRFALQNRDVIAGVAYQPAFGSGRFDVSNERRLTMGDVANLLAEQSNGILTPYDLWPLGCSHPACDSATYIVEDQGRFRPLTGMITTEEYVEHFDPDSPQGSVLPDIADRMFPELGPGLSIVVMSYMDAMNMDLKRLRECSMTVAGPNGELIPFCSYQLTNIHGKKRSEIGSGNAA from the coding sequence ATGAATACATCCGAAATACCTGCTGACACCGTGCTTTTGAACAGCACGCAGAGCGTCTGCCCGGTCTGTCTGGCGGTTGTCGACGCCCGGATCGTTGCCGAAGGCACAACCGTTCATATGGAAAAAGAGTGCCCGGAGCATGGGCGGTTCAGGACGTATCTGTCGCCGGATGTGGAGCATTATCGCTGGATGGACGCTTTCAGGTTCCCCTTCGTAAAGCCGGAACGGCCCGCGCCCGCCTTGAAAGGATGCCCCGAGGATTGCGGTTTGTGCACGGCGCACCGGCGTCATTCGACGCTGGTGGAGATCGAGCTTACGCAGCGCTGCAATTTGCGCTGCCCGGTCTGTTTCATGGCTGCCGAAGCACTGCAGGCGGCGGCGCAACCGGGGCCGGACCTGGCGGCGCTGGAAACCATGTACCGGGCGATCATGGGAAAAACCGGCCCCTCCACCAGCATCCAGCTTACCGGCGGCGAACCGACCATACGCAAGGATCTGCCGGATATCGTCCGCCTGGGCAAACGAATCGGCTTCGAAGCCATCGAGGTCAATACCAACGGCGTGGTGATCGCCAGGAACCCGGAGCTTGTGACCGAACTGCTCGAAGCGGGAATAAGCGGCATCTACATGCAGTTCGACGGCCTGACCTCCGAGGTGTACGACAAGATCCGCGGCGAGGACCTGTTGCAGATCAAACAGCAGGCCATCGAAAACTGCCGGAAAGCCGGGGTCCAGGTCGTTCTTGCCATGACGATCATCGAGGGCATCAATCATGACCAGCTCGGCGCGGTGTTGCGCTTCGCCCTGCAAAACCGCGATGTGATCGCCGGCGTCGCCTACCAGCCGGCCTTCGGCTCCGGGCGCTTCGACGTCTCCAACGAGCGGCGGCTTACCATGGGGGATGTGGCCAATCTTCTGGCCGAACAGAGTAACGGCATCCTGACCCCCTATGACCTGTGGCCTTTGGGGTGTTCCCATCCCGCCTGCGATTCCGCGACCTATATCGTTGAAGACCAGGGGCGGTTCAGGCCGCTCACCGGCATGATCACGACTGAAGAGTATGTGGAGCATTTCGATCCGGACAGCCCCCAGGGCTCCGTGCTCCCGGATATCGCCGACAGGATGTTCCCCGAACTTGGGCCGGGTTTGTCGATCGTGGTGATGAGCTACATGGATGCCATGAACATGGATCTCAAACGGCTCAGGGAATGCAGCATGACCGTAGCCGGGCCGAATGGGGAACTGATCCCGTTTTGCTCGTACCAGTTGACGAATATCCACGGAAAGAAGAGGTCGGAGATCGGCTCGGGGAACGCGGCATGA
- a CDS encoding molybdopterin-dependent oxidoreductase, with translation MSKNVDLEQEGVEVRKSACYFCHQNCGVLAYVKDGKVLAIEGDPDFPTNQGGLCCRGNIALQHLDHPERVNYPLKRVGKRGEGKWEQIPWDQAIQEIAARLNGIKDEFGAEAVATAGGTQRTDDWARRRFMNLFGSPNGFHNSHLCWIPTFMVETAIYGWCPFELDMGNSRCLILWGQNPGAAGMPEMHHITEFQSKGMKVIVIDPRFSETAAKADLWLPLRPGSDLALALAWINVIIFEGLYDQEFVANCCEGFGELADHVEQFTPEWASPLTWLTPEQIRAGAYMYAMNKPGNIQWGTSVDQIGKPAGSAMHARAILRAITGNLDAPGSDLLTGPSPDFITDEEMEANDRLPESQKPKQIGADRFKLVTWPGYSRIAEETKKVWGKAPTAEWMCEAHPPSVFRAILTERPYKVKALLVSATNPINSYGETKLVLDALRAVDFMVTCDYWMTPTAALSDYVLPIAGALERPTITSSYGCSDFLLASQRAIQPMYERRNDYNFWRDLGMATGQKEEWPWETVEDAYYHRIAPLGYDAGTYDEFVELYRFHFPEREYFKYQRQGFATPSGKVELYSSVLKDLGYPPLPPYIGPSENEVDDPELAKDFPLVLTTGGGFMPYHHSEHFQIKEVRFLRHEPYMDINPTTAAELSIEDGDWVWIETKRGRIKQKANLTQGIHPRVVYTQRGWWYPERDMRDPELGGCLESNTNVLTSTADEHCDPYSGAWANRGLLCRVYKVDASNLKGGK, from the coding sequence ATGAGCAAAAATGTCGATTTGGAACAAGAAGGCGTCGAGGTAAGGAAGTCGGCCTGTTACTTTTGCCACCAGAATTGTGGCGTACTGGCCTACGTCAAGGACGGGAAGGTGCTCGCGATCGAAGGAGATCCCGACTTTCCCACGAACCAGGGGGGCTTGTGCTGCCGGGGAAACATCGCCCTGCAACACCTCGACCACCCGGAGCGGGTGAACTACCCGCTCAAACGCGTCGGCAAGCGCGGTGAGGGGAAATGGGAGCAAATCCCCTGGGATCAGGCGATCCAGGAGATCGCCGCCAGGCTGAACGGCATCAAGGATGAGTTCGGCGCGGAAGCCGTGGCCACCGCCGGCGGGACGCAACGCACGGATGACTGGGCGCGCCGGCGTTTCATGAATCTGTTCGGCAGTCCGAACGGTTTCCACAACTCCCACCTGTGCTGGATTCCCACGTTCATGGTGGAAACGGCCATCTACGGCTGGTGTCCGTTTGAACTGGACATGGGCAATAGCCGCTGCCTGATCCTCTGGGGGCAAAACCCCGGTGCCGCGGGTATGCCGGAGATGCACCACATAACCGAGTTCCAGTCCAAGGGGATGAAGGTTATCGTCATCGACCCGCGTTTCAGCGAAACAGCCGCCAAGGCCGATCTCTGGCTGCCGCTCCGCCCCGGCTCCGACCTGGCGCTGGCGCTGGCGTGGATCAACGTCATCATCTTCGAAGGCCTGTACGATCAGGAGTTTGTGGCCAATTGCTGCGAAGGCTTCGGCGAGCTGGCCGATCATGTCGAGCAGTTCACGCCGGAATGGGCTTCGCCCCTGACCTGGCTGACACCGGAACAGATCCGGGCGGGCGCCTATATGTATGCCATGAATAAGCCGGGCAATATCCAGTGGGGCACCTCCGTGGACCAGATCGGCAAGCCGGCCGGTTCCGCCATGCACGCCCGCGCGATCCTGCGTGCCATAACCGGCAACCTGGACGCCCCCGGCTCCGACCTCCTGACCGGTCCCAGCCCCGACTTCATTACCGACGAGGAGATGGAGGCCAACGACCGGTTGCCGGAGAGCCAGAAACCCAAACAGATCGGTGCCGACCGCTTCAAGTTGGTCACCTGGCCCGGCTACAGCCGCATTGCCGAAGAAACCAAAAAGGTATGGGGCAAGGCGCCGACGGCGGAATGGATGTGCGAAGCCCACCCGCCATCAGTGTTCAGGGCGATTCTGACGGAGCGACCCTACAAGGTCAAGGCGCTCCTGGTTTCCGCCACCAACCCGATCAATTCCTACGGCGAAACCAAGCTGGTGCTGGATGCGTTGCGGGCCGTGGACTTCATGGTCACCTGCGACTACTGGATGACGCCGACCGCCGCGCTCTCCGATTACGTGCTGCCCATCGCCGGCGCCCTGGAACGGCCGACCATCACCAGCAGCTACGGCTGCTCCGACTTCCTGCTCGCTTCGCAGCGCGCCATCCAGCCGATGTACGAGCGCCGCAACGACTACAACTTCTGGCGCGACCTCGGCATGGCAACCGGCCAGAAAGAGGAGTGGCCCTGGGAGACGGTGGAAGACGCCTATTATCACCGCATCGCCCCGCTCGGCTACGATGCCGGCACCTACGACGAATTCGTCGAGTTGTACCGCTTCCACTTCCCCGAGCGCGAATATTTCAAATACCAGAGACAGGGATTCGCCACGCCCTCGGGCAAGGTCGAGCTCTACTCCTCCGTGCTCAAGGACCTTGGCTATCCTCCCTTGCCCCCGTATATCGGGCCTTCGGAAAACGAGGTCGACGACCCGGAACTGGCCAAGGATTTCCCGCTGGTTTTGACGACGGGCGGCGGTTTCATGCCGTACCACCACTCGGAACATTTCCAGATCAAGGAGGTGCGTTTCCTGCGCCATGAGCCGTATATGGATATCAATCCGACAACGGCCGCCGAGCTGTCCATCGAAGACGGCGACTGGGTATGGATCGAAACGAAACGCGGCCGTATCAAGCAGAAAGCCAACCTGACCCAGGGGATTCACCCCCGCGTCGTCTATACCCAGCGAGGCTGGTGGTACCCGGAGCGGGACATGCGCGATCCGGAACTGGGGGGCTGCCTGGAATCGAACACCAACGTTCTGACCAGTACCGCCGACGAGCATTGCGATCCCTACAGCGGCGCCTGGGCGAACCGGGGTTTGCTCTGCAGGGTCTACAAGGTGGATGCTTCAAATCTAAAGGGGGGCAAATAG
- a CDS encoding methyl-accepting chemotaxis protein, with protein sequence MFQSRLVRKVLAIISLILCIGFAGMGLLTIYLQYNSTIDLQAEAARQLTVTITRDVFSLMMRGDLKEYDAYVSDIKNKGGVLDIRLFDAEGKERGRGASDDAMRRALDTGRQLDIRGTKDGRRVLNVALPLVNEERCRPCHQAEHKYLGGVAITASLEEGARSALRLALTLSAVGVSFFCAMLAALYLCFNRLVVRRITALGAQVALLSGGNLSRDLELSGDDEIFQLAAGINTLLAWLRGMISTLYDQGEHVAVRVCEMARTAKDTVATASTQKEAAVAVAVAAEEMASTLNGVANNTHNAADVASSVDQAANSGMSAVETAFRCMEEIKGSVEVTRGTVERLADSSEKIGEITGLIEDIADQTNLLALNAAIEAARAGEHGRGFSVVADEVKNLSAKTAASTREIAGIIAAIRQESQRALVAMREEYAQVVDGVATAQAARSGLARILGLAGESTDMINQIATATEEQSVVTSEITEKIQRISNMAQDVNKQMVATDTTLLGLSEVAEQIFSSVGCFSVGTYHDEKRAIALQFRDRVAETLEKAVENGAITLEQLFSRNYTPIPNTDPQKYTTAYDSLFERIISPIQEDVAAANPDLATATCFDEKAYLPCHLLKFSKPLTGNKEIDRVQNRTKLIFEDRTSIRACKNTAPFLLQTFMRVSGEIIIDLACPIFIRGRHWGNVRIGYSPRV encoded by the coding sequence ATGTTTCAATCCAGACTTGTCCGCAAAGTGCTTGCCATCATCAGCCTCATCCTCTGCATAGGCTTTGCCGGAATGGGCCTGCTGACCATCTACCTGCAGTATAATTCCACCATAGACCTGCAAGCAGAGGCCGCCCGGCAATTGACCGTCACCATCACCCGTGATGTTTTTTCGCTTATGATGCGGGGCGACTTGAAGGAATACGACGCATACGTAAGCGACATCAAGAACAAGGGAGGGGTCCTGGACATCAGGCTCTTCGATGCGGAGGGCAAGGAACGGGGGCGCGGCGCCTCCGACGATGCGATGAGGCGGGCACTGGATACGGGCAGGCAACTGGACATCCGGGGCACTAAGGACGGCCGGCGCGTCTTGAACGTGGCGTTGCCGCTGGTCAACGAGGAGCGTTGCCGCCCCTGCCATCAGGCAGAGCACAAATATCTCGGCGGGGTCGCCATAACCGCCTCCCTGGAGGAGGGTGCCAGGAGCGCGCTACGGCTGGCGCTGACCTTGTCCGCGGTCGGGGTGTCCTTCTTCTGCGCCATGCTGGCGGCCCTGTACCTCTGTTTCAACCGGCTGGTGGTACGGCGGATCACGGCGTTGGGCGCGCAGGTCGCCCTGCTGTCGGGCGGCAACCTCTCCCGCGACCTGGAATTGTCCGGCGACGACGAGATCTTCCAGCTTGCCGCCGGCATCAATACCCTGCTCGCATGGCTGCGCGGCATGATTTCCACGCTCTATGACCAGGGGGAACATGTTGCCGTCAGGGTGTGCGAGATGGCCCGGACGGCCAAGGACACCGTTGCGACCGCATCGACCCAGAAGGAGGCGGCGGTTGCGGTGGCGGTGGCCGCCGAGGAGATGGCCTCCACCCTTAACGGCGTCGCGAACAACACCCACAATGCCGCCGACGTCGCCTCTTCCGTCGATCAGGCGGCCAACAGCGGCATGAGTGCCGTGGAGACCGCCTTCCGGTGCATGGAAGAGATCAAGGGCAGTGTCGAGGTGACTCGCGGCACCGTCGAACGTTTGGCCGATTCTTCGGAGAAGATAGGCGAGATCACCGGACTGATCGAGGATATCGCCGATCAGACCAATCTGCTGGCCCTCAATGCGGCCATAGAGGCGGCCCGGGCCGGCGAGCACGGCCGCGGATTTTCCGTCGTCGCCGACGAGGTCAAGAATCTCTCCGCCAAGACCGCGGCCTCGACCCGTGAGATCGCCGGCATCATCGCCGCCATACGCCAGGAGAGCCAACGGGCCCTCGTTGCCATGCGCGAGGAATACGCCCAGGTGGTCGACGGAGTGGCTACGGCCCAGGCGGCGCGAAGCGGGTTGGCGCGTATACTCGGCCTGGCCGGCGAGTCCACCGATATGATTAACCAGATTGCGACCGCAACCGAAGAGCAAAGCGTTGTGACGTCCGAGATCACCGAAAAGATCCAGCGCATCTCGAACATGGCCCAGGATGTGAACAAGCAGATGGTGGCCACCGACACTACCTTGCTGGGGCTCTCCGAGGTTGCGGAGCAGATCTTCTCGTCGGTGGGCTGTTTCAGCGTCGGCACCTACCACGATGAAAAGCGCGCCATTGCCCTGCAGTTCCGCGACAGGGTTGCGGAGACCCTCGAAAAAGCCGTCGAGAACGGCGCGATCACCCTGGAGCAGCTTTTCTCGCGAAACTACACCCCCATACCCAATACGGACCCCCAGAAATATACGACCGCATACGATTCGTTGTTTGAACGGATCATTTCGCCTATTCAGGAGGATGTCGCCGCCGCCAATCCGGACTTGGCGACCGCAACCTGCTTTGACGAGAAGGCGTATCTCCCCTGCCACCTCCTCAAGTTCAGCAAGCCGCTGACCGGAAATAAGGAAATAGACAGGGTGCAGAACCGGACAAAGCTGATCTTTGAAGACAGGACCAGCATAAGGGCCTGCAAAAATACCGCCCCGTTCCTGCTCCAGACCTTCATGCGGGTTTCGGGTGAAATCATCATCGACCTTGCCTGCCCGATATTCATACGGGGGAGACACTGGGGCAATGTGCGGATCGGCTACTCGCCGCGCGTTTAG
- the moaC gene encoding cyclic pyranopterin monophosphate synthase MoaC, which yields MEFNHFDEEGNAVMVDVSAKQETLRTATAGAEVHMSGELLAAIRTGTVAKGDVLGVARLAGIMAAKKTPDLIPLSHPLSLHSVAVDFEQDSASGRIGVRCTVRAFERTGVEMEAMTGAAVAALTIYDMCKGADKSVTIGDIRLLYKEGGKSGVYRREERP from the coding sequence ATGGAATTCAATCATTTTGATGAAGAGGGCAATGCGGTGATGGTGGACGTGAGCGCCAAGCAGGAGACCCTGCGGACCGCCACGGCGGGTGCGGAGGTGCACATGTCGGGAGAGTTGCTGGCGGCGATCCGCACCGGCACGGTAGCCAAGGGGGATGTGCTGGGGGTGGCGCGGCTGGCCGGGATCATGGCGGCCAAGAAGACCCCGGATTTGATCCCCCTTTCCCATCCGTTGTCCCTGCACTCGGTGGCGGTGGATTTCGAGCAGGATTCGGCTTCCGGGCGGATCGGGGTCCGGTGCACCGTGCGCGCCTTCGAGCGCACCGGGGTCGAGATGGAGGCCATGACCGGCGCGGCCGTGGCCGCCCTGACCATCTACGACATGTGCAAGGGGGCCGACAAATCCGTCACCATCGGCGATATCCGGCTGTTATACAAGGAAGGCGGCAAAAGCGGCGTGTACCGCCGGGAGGAGCGACCATGA
- a CDS encoding molybdopterin-dependent oxidoreductase codes for MNGTVKTNCRFCGYQCGLTARVEDGRVVAVEPDPAQYPGDASIQRGCHRWRLVPEFLDHPERINHPLKRVGERGGGKWERITWDQALDEIAGKLAALKDRFGPETLASCIGGPHAVFWPLHRFMTLFGSPNNVGIGQICWNPGTLINSVTYGWTIDNELDPHVTKCAILWGVNQAESDNSLLWHRIMAFGRTGKPLVVIDPRRTRTAERATHWLAVRPGTDAVLAMGFINVIITERLYNRAFVEAWCHGFDQLAAQAAPYTPQYVETVTGIRAEVVAEVARLYAGNTPSSLFSGRGVDQIGRNSVPAHHAFASLRAITGNLDAKGASHLTEMPDFVPEVDLELSEQFPESLRAKQLGDLKLQSYRTYERIRQLTLKHGKRLPMRYLTSAQPNLVWRAMLTGEPYPIRSLIVMATNPLLTQADSALLYEALKSLDLLVVLELFQTPTSMLADYVLPSAGALERPLFETKAGTANLIYGGAKAVEPYYERRSDFDFWSNLGRRLGQEAYWPWESFEASLEETLAPTGVGWDLFCQYGLYNLPEEYGKHERIDPRSGKPAGFATTTGKVELYNELLAGIGGDPLPSPKPFEQPGRDFPLQLITGARYQPFYASSFRQFDSLRALHPEPWAEVSSATAARLGLEDGCRVWVETERGKASFMLKISPMCDNVVSVEYGWWYPEMQASEPTLGGLWLSNANVLTSADYDASDPLIGTATYNGIPCRVLEI; via the coding sequence ATGAACGGGACGGTAAAGACGAACTGCCGTTTTTGCGGCTATCAATGCGGTCTGACGGCGAGGGTCGAGGATGGCCGGGTTGTGGCGGTGGAGCCCGATCCGGCCCAGTACCCCGGCGATGCGTCGATCCAGCGCGGCTGCCACAGGTGGCGTCTGGTGCCCGAATTCCTGGACCATCCCGAGCGGATCAACCATCCCCTGAAGCGGGTGGGGGAGCGGGGCGGCGGGAAGTGGGAGCGCATCACCTGGGACCAGGCACTGGACGAGATCGCGGGCAAGCTCGCCGCGCTCAAGGACCGGTTTGGCCCCGAGACCCTTGCGAGCTGCATCGGCGGGCCGCATGCGGTATTCTGGCCCCTGCACCGGTTCATGACCCTGTTCGGCAGCCCCAACAACGTGGGGATCGGCCAGATCTGCTGGAACCCGGGCACCTTGATCAATTCCGTGACCTACGGCTGGACGATCGACAACGAGCTTGATCCGCACGTCACCAAGTGCGCCATCCTCTGGGGCGTCAACCAGGCCGAGTCGGACAACTCGTTGCTCTGGCACCGGATCATGGCGTTCGGCCGCACGGGGAAGCCCCTGGTCGTGATCGACCCCCGGCGCACCCGGACCGCCGAGCGGGCCACCCACTGGCTGGCGGTGCGCCCCGGTACGGATGCCGTTCTCGCCATGGGGTTCATCAATGTCATCATAACCGAGCGGCTCTACAACAGAGCCTTTGTGGAGGCCTGGTGCCACGGCTTCGACCAGCTGGCGGCGCAGGCGGCTCCGTACACCCCGCAGTATGTGGAAACCGTTACCGGGATAAGGGCGGAGGTTGTGGCCGAGGTCGCCCGCCTCTATGCCGGGAACACGCCGTCGTCGTTGTTTTCCGGGCGCGGGGTGGACCAGATCGGACGAAACAGCGTCCCCGCCCACCACGCCTTTGCGTCTTTGCGGGCAATCACCGGGAATCTGGATGCAAAGGGCGCATCGCACCTGACGGAAATGCCGGATTTCGTCCCGGAGGTGGACCTGGAGTTGAGCGAGCAGTTCCCGGAGTCGTTGCGCGCCAAGCAACTTGGCGACCTGAAGCTGCAATCGTACCGGACGTACGAACGTATCCGCCAGTTGACCCTGAAACACGGCAAGCGCCTTCCCATGCGCTATCTTACCTCGGCCCAGCCCAACCTCGTCTGGCGGGCCATGCTGACGGGAGAGCCGTATCCCATACGCTCGCTCATCGTCATGGCAACCAACCCGCTCCTGACCCAGGCCGACTCCGCCCTGCTGTACGAGGCCCTGAAAAGCCTGGACCTCCTCGTGGTCCTGGAATTGTTCCAGACCCCCACATCCATGCTGGCAGACTACGTGCTGCCCAGCGCCGGGGCGCTGGAGCGGCCGTTGTTCGAGACAAAGGCCGGGACGGCCAACCTGATCTACGGCGGCGCGAAAGCCGTGGAACCGTACTACGAGCGCCGTTCCGATTTCGATTTCTGGAGCAATCTTGGCCGCCGGCTCGGCCAGGAAGCGTATTGGCCGTGGGAAAGCTTCGAGGCAAGCCTGGAAGAGACACTGGCCCCCACGGGGGTCGGTTGGGACTTGTTTTGTCAGTATGGCCTGTATAACCTGCCGGAAGAATACGGAAAACACGAGCGCATCGATCCCCGGAGCGGCAAGCCGGCCGGATTCGCCACCACGACCGGCAAGGTCGAGCTGTATAACGAACTGCTTGCCGGGATCGGCGGGGACCCTCTGCCGTCCCCCAAGCCGTTTGAACAGCCGGGGAGGGATTTCCCGCTGCAACTCATCACCGGGGCGCGGTATCAGCCGTTTTACGCCTCCAGTTTCCGCCAGTTCGATTCGCTGAGGGCGCTTCACCCCGAACCCTGGGCTGAGGTCAGCAGCGCCACCGCCGCCAGGCTGGGGCTGGAGGACGGTTGCCGGGTATGGGTCGAGACGGAACGCGGCAAAGCGAGTTTTATGCTGAAAATCTCGCCGATGTGCGATAATGTCGTGAGTGTGGAATACGGCTGGTGGTACCCCGAAATGCAGGCGTCCGAACCCACCCTCGGCGGTCTCTGGCTTTCCAATGCAAACGTCCTGACCAGCGCCGATTATGACGCCTCCGATCCGTTGATCGGCACGGCGACCTATAACGGCATCCCCTGCCGCGTGCTGGAGATATGA
- the nrfD gene encoding NrfD/PsrC family molybdoenzyme membrane anchor subunit — MSTKHEGWGWMLAVDFFFAGMGGAMLLIAGIIELFVGEGRTSLVGNLLGPVFMCVGCAFLVFELGRPFQSWRVFMNPKAILTAGAWTMSIAIVVGLAYASFGLDPAWFGVEKLFWQDKYLVRKLLAVICVLTGLVVAAYPGVLLARHKGRPFWVGPGMITLFLLSSLVTGVSAHFLSGFAFPPAVVPGVLANFPLLAGALLFFQLVVWFGYLWVKRTGATAAEADSAQRWIAGDLSGSFKFVFLFLGTLVPMVLFLQASPALQGVGALFVLLGGVVMRCLVVRAGHDRTWLPGEQKYRGRLPLGDEAFLKAWNK, encoded by the coding sequence ATGAGCACGAAACATGAAGGCTGGGGTTGGATGCTGGCGGTCGATTTTTTCTTTGCCGGCATGGGCGGCGCGATGCTCCTGATCGCCGGGATTATAGAGCTGTTTGTGGGAGAGGGAAGGACGTCCCTGGTCGGTAATCTTTTGGGACCGGTTTTTATGTGTGTCGGATGCGCGTTCCTGGTTTTCGAACTGGGGCGTCCCTTCCAGTCCTGGCGGGTGTTCATGAACCCCAAGGCGATCCTGACCGCCGGTGCCTGGACCATGTCGATAGCCATTGTCGTCGGCCTAGCATATGCCTCTTTTGGCCTTGACCCGGCGTGGTTCGGCGTGGAGAAGCTGTTCTGGCAGGACAAATATCTCGTCCGTAAGCTGTTGGCCGTCATATGCGTCCTGACCGGACTTGTCGTGGCCGCCTACCCCGGTGTTTTGCTGGCCCGGCACAAGGGCCGCCCGTTCTGGGTCGGTCCCGGCATGATTACGCTCTTCCTGCTTTCTTCGCTCGTCACCGGCGTATCGGCGCATTTCCTGAGCGGCTTTGCCTTCCCGCCGGCCGTCGTGCCCGGCGTCCTGGCAAATTTCCCCCTCTTGGCCGGAGCACTGCTGTTCTTCCAATTGGTCGTCTGGTTCGGGTACCTCTGGGTGAAGCGTACGGGTGCTACGGCAGCGGAAGCGGACAGCGCCCAGAGATGGATTGCGGGCGATCTCTCCGGGAGTTTCAAGTTCGTATTTCTGTTCCTGGGGACGCTGGTGCCGATGGTGCTGTTCCTCCAGGCATCTCCTGCCCTGCAGGGCGTCGGCGCACTATTCGTCCTGCTGGGCGGTGTCGTCATGCGCTGCCTTGTCGTACGCGCCGGACACGACCGGACCTGGCTGCCGGGCGAGCAGAAATACCGGGGGCGTCTCCCCCTTGGAGACGAAGCATTCCTGAAAGCCTGGAACAAATAG
- a CDS encoding LysE family translocator, with protein sequence MIEANVLLLFFATSLLLALSPGPDNLFVLAQAAQQGQKAGLLVTLGLCGGLVVHTTAVTFGLAAVFAASAAAFTALKFAGAAYLLFLAWQAFRAGAQTGPSGTVDRLSPGKLLRRGVIMNVTNPKVSIFFLAFLPQFVDPRRGPLAVQFLLLGGLFIVATILVFGAISILAGALGDRLRQSARAQLLLNRLAGTIFAGLALKLATARRF encoded by the coding sequence ATGATAGAAGCAAATGTGCTGTTGCTCTTCTTCGCGACATCGCTCCTCCTGGCCCTGTCGCCCGGCCCGGACAACCTGTTTGTGCTGGCGCAGGCGGCCCAGCAGGGGCAAAAAGCCGGGCTTCTGGTGACGCTGGGGCTGTGCGGCGGGCTCGTCGTCCACACCACCGCGGTCACCTTCGGGCTGGCGGCGGTCTTCGCGGCATCCGCCGCAGCCTTCACCGCCCTGAAATTCGCGGGGGCCGCGTACCTGCTCTTTCTTGCCTGGCAGGCGTTCCGGGCCGGCGCCCAGACCGGGCCGTCGGGCACGGTGGACCGGCTGAGTCCGGGCAAGCTCTTGCGGCGCGGCGTCATCATGAATGTCACCAACCCCAAGGTATCCATCTTTTTTCTGGCGTTTCTTCCCCAGTTCGTCGATCCGCGCCGGGGACCCCTGGCCGTGCAGTTCCTGCTGTTGGGCGGCCTGTTCATTGTCGCCACCATCCTGGTGTTCGGGGCGATCAGCATACTGGCCGGGGCGCTGGGAGACCGGCTCAGGCAGTCCGCCCGGGCGCAACTGCTGCTGAACCGCCTTGCGGGCACCATTTTTGCCGGACTTGCGTTGAAGCTGGCAACGGCCCGGCGTTTCTGA